Proteins found in one Mustela lutreola isolate mMusLut2 chromosome 10, mMusLut2.pri, whole genome shotgun sequence genomic segment:
- the NMNAT1 gene encoding nicotinamide/nicotinic acid mononucleotide adenylyltransferase 1 produces the protein MDNSEKTEVVLLACGSFNPITNMHLRLFELAKDYLNGTGKYRVIKGIISPVGDAYKKKGLISAHHRVIMAELATKNSEWVEVDTWESLQKEWVETAKVLRHHQEKLEAGSCDHQQDAPMQARPGQKRKWAEQRQDISPKKLLEPKPKDVPKIKLLCGADLLESFAVPNLWKSEDITQIVGDYGLICITRAGNDAQKFIYESDTLWKHRNNIHLVNEWVTNDISSTKIRRALRRGQSVRYLVPDLVREYIEKHDLYSYESEEKNAGVILAPLQRKPADTHSNCTA, from the exons ATGGACAATTCAGAGAAGACAGAAGTGGTTCTCCTCGCTTGTGGTTCTTTTAATCCTATCACCAACATGCACCTCCGGCTATTTGAGCTGGCCAAGGACTACCTGAATGGAACAG GAAAATACAGAGTTATCAAAGGCATAATCTCTCCTGTTGGCGATGCATATAAGAAGAAAGGACTCATCTCTGCCCACCACCGAGTTATCATGGCAGAACTCGCCACCAAGAATTCAGAATGGGTGGAAGTTGACACCTGGGAGAGTCTTCAGAAGGAGTGGGTAGAGACGGCGAAGGTGCTAAG ACACCATCAGGAGAAACTGGAGGCTGGGAGCTGTGATCACCAGCAGGACGCACCTATGCAGGCAAGGCCCGGACAGAAAAGGAAGTGGGCTGAACAAAGACAAGATATTAGCCCAAAGAAATTGctagagccaaaaccaaaag aTGTGCCCAAGATAAAGCTGCTGTGTGGGGCAGATTTATTGGAGTCCTTTGCTGTACCCAATCTGTGGAAGAGTGAGGATATCACCCAAATTGTGGGAGACTACGGGCTCATATGTATTACTCGGGCTGGAAATGATGCTCAGAAGTTCATCTACGAGTCAGACACGCTGTGGAAACACCGGAACAACATCCACCTGGTGAATGAATGGGTCACCAACGACATCTCATCCACAAAGATCCGGCGAGCCCTCAGAAGGGGCCAGAGTGTTCGCTACTTGGTACCAGACCTTGTCCGAGAATATATCGAAAAGCATGATTTGTATAGCTATGAGAGTGAGGAGAAGAATGCTGGTGTCATCCTGGCTCCCTTGCAGAGGAAGCCTGCAGACACTCACTCAAATTGTACAGCATGA